Proteins encoded by one window of Mustelus asterias chromosome 9, sMusAst1.hap1.1, whole genome shotgun sequence:
- the LOC144498860 gene encoding ATP-sensitive inward rectifier potassium channel 11-like has product MLARKGLVPEEYVLRLVEEVSRPRYRPPERKVRFVAKNGGLNVAHTNIREQGRFLQDVFTTLVDLKWRHTLLIFTMSFLCSWLLFAMIWWLIAFAHGDLHRAGRGGSGESGGGGEFGAAAVPCVTSLHSFTSAFLFSIEVQVTIGFGGRMVTEECPAAITVLIAQNIVGLVINAIMLGCIFMKTSQAHRRAETLIFSKHAVVAPREGRLCLMCRVGDLRKSMIISANIHLQLVRRTATAEGEVLPLDQIDVSVDGPSGGGGIFLVAPLIIAHTIGPGSPLYPLSAADLHRRRFEVVVILEGVVETTGITTQARTSYLAEEILWGRRFVPVISQEDGRYSVDYSKFGNTVPVAMPPEEGEGQGEAGGGWTAAPRVPAATFDIFSEENSNKTDIFKMQTAGCNIWNYCYWMVYCYPCLRCMAPSPALRAKFMLQLIYKDSI; this is encoded by the exons ATGTTGGCCAGGAAAGGCCTGGTGCCCGAGGAGTATGTGCTGCGGCTGGTGGAGGAGGTGTCGCGGCCCCGCTACCGGCCGCCCGAGCGCAAGGTGCGCTTCGTGGCCAAGAACGGCGGCCTGAACGTGGCTCACACCAACATCCGCGAGCAGGGCCGCTTCCTGCAGGATGTCTTCACCACCCTGGTGGACCTCAAGTGGCGGCACACCCTGCTGATCTTCACCATGAGCTTCCTGTGCAGCTGGCTGCTCTTCGCCATGATCTGGTGGCTCATTGCCTTCGCGCACGGCGACCTGCACCGGGCCGGGCGCGGCGGGAGCGGAGAATCGGGCGGGGGCGGAGAATTCGGCGCGGCGGCCGTGCCGTGCGTGACCAGCCTGCACTCCTTCACCTCGGCGTTCCTCTTCTCCATCGAGGTGCAGGTGACGATCGGCTTCGGGGGCCGCATGGTGACGGAGGAGTGCCCGGCCGCCATCACCGTGCTGATCGCCCAGAACATCGTGGGGCTGGTCATCAACGCCATCATGCTGGGCTGCATCTTCATGAAGACGTCGCAGGCGCACCGGCGGGCCGAGACCCTGATCTTCAGCAAGCACGCCGTGGTGGCGCCGCGGGAAGGCCGCCTCTGCCTCATGTGCCGGGTGGGCGACCTCCGCAAGAGCATGATCATCAGCGCCAACATCCACCTGCAGCTGGTGCGCCGCACGGCCACGGCCGAGGGCGAGGTGCTGCCGCTCGACCAGATCGACGTGTCGGTGGACGGCCCGAGCGGCGGCGGCGGCATCTTCCTGGTGGCGCCGCTCATCATCGCTCACACCATCGGGCCCGGCAGCCCCCTCTACCCGCTCTCGGCCGCCGACCTGCACCGCCGCCGCTTCGAGGTGGTGGTGATCCTGGAGGGCGTGGTGGAGACCACCGGCATCACCACCCAGGCCCGCACCTCCTACCTGGCCGAGGAGATCCTGTGGGGCCGCCGCTTCGTCCCCGTGATCAGCCAGGAGGACGGCCGCTACTCGGTGGACTACTCCAAGTTCGGCAACACCGTGCCCGTGGCCATGCCCCccgaggagggagaggggcaaggggaggcaggggggggctGGACCGCAGCGCCCCGAGTCCCCGCCGCCACCTTCGACATCTTCAGCGAGGAGAACTCG AATAAGACGGACATATTCAAAATGCAAACTGCAGGTTGTAACATCTGGAACTATTGCTATTGGATGGTGTACTGTTACCCTTGTTTAAGGTGTATGGCGCCCTCTCCTGCTTTGCGAGCTAAATTCATGCTTCAGCTGATTTACAAGGATTCAATTTGA